In a genomic window of Candidatus Flexicrinis proximus:
- a CDS encoding DinB family protein, with amino-acid sequence MAGLNAREYWLASFGRSQYVIDRNTEGISHEAALLQLPSGGNCMNWVLGHIAESRDEMLLMLGKPSIMAPQWIKRYEMDSPPVVDGSDAMPLAEILALLLQLKAAVMEAVTAADQEFLDEIVVPARSQSRWNRIEFMIWHEAYHIGQLEYLRHLAGHHERII; translated from the coding sequence ATGGCGGGTTTGAACGCGCGTGAATACTGGCTCGCCAGCTTCGGGCGCAGCCAGTACGTGATCGACAGGAACACCGAAGGCATTTCCCACGAAGCCGCGCTGCTCCAGCTGCCCAGCGGGGGCAACTGCATGAACTGGGTATTGGGCCACATCGCCGAAAGCCGCGACGAGATGCTGCTGATGCTCGGCAAGCCGTCGATTATGGCGCCGCAGTGGATCAAGCGGTACGAAATGGACTCGCCACCCGTCGTCGACGGCTCGGACGCCATGCCGCTGGCTGAAATCCTTGCGCTCCTGCTCCAGCTTAAAGCCGCGGTCATGGAAGCCGTTACCGCCGCGGATCAAGAGTTCCTTGACGAGATCGTTGTGCCGGCCCGTAGCCAGTCACGCTGGAACCGCATCGAGTTCATGATCTGGCATGAGGCCTATCACATCGGCCAGCTGGAGTATCTGCGCCACCTCGCCGGCCACCACGAACGCATCATTTAG